The nucleotide window CGACGAGCCGGACAATGAACTCCTCGGCTCGCTGGACGAGCAGGGACGGGAGTCGCTGCGGCTGCTCCTGGAGGGGCTGGACTCGCACTGGTCGCTCGACGGGCTGACCACGCTCGTCTACGGCGTTCCGAAGGTGCTGGCCGGTCTCGAGGCCGACGCCAAGCCGACGCCGGAGCTGAAGGTGGCCCAGCGCTCGTTCTTCGCGCTCCTGTACCGGCTGCTCGTCAGCCGGGACACCGGGCCGCGACTGCCCACGCTGCTGCTCGCGGTGGGGGCGGACCGGGTGCGGAAGCTGCTCGGCGCGTAGGGGTGTGAGCGCAGGGCCGTCACCCGGGGAACCGGGTGGCGGCCCTGCGGCGTGCCGGGCCGGACGTCAGTCGCCGGACGGGCCGGGCTTTTGTCGGTTACGCGATGTGCTCCGCTTCGAGTACCGAGTGGTAGCGGTTCTTGAACTCCGGCATCAGGCGGCGGATCAGAGCCGCGCTGCGCGGGTGCGACACGTTGTGGCTGTCCCCGACGTATATGTCCAGGGCCTCGACGCTCGGGTACTCGTTGTTCTGCTGCACGAAGGCGGAGAACGCCTCGTACGCGAGTGCGGCGAAGTCCTCGTCCTCCTGCGCCCATTCCGCCGGATCCTCCTCGGGCTCCTGCGGCTGCTGGGCCTGGGCCTGGGCCTGATCCTGGGGCTGCTGGGCTTCCGCGTTGCGAGGGTGAGGGACCGCGCCGATCGTGCCCACGTCGCCGAGGGGACGGGTGCGGCCGCCGGGGCCCGAGGGGATCATGACGGGGGTCGGTTCGAGGCCCTCGACGTACTGCGGGTTGTACGAACCCTCGTACGCGCCCTCCGGCACCGGCGGCGCCGCGAACCAGGGGCTCTCGTGCCCGTGTTGCCCCTGTTCCTGCGGCAACTGCTCCTGGGGCGACTGCTGGGGGTGGGGCGCGCCGTGCCGCTGCTCGTAGGCCCGGCCGAAGTCCTGCTCGAAGTCCTGGTCGTTCCCCTGCTGGTGTTCCAGGGGGTGCTGCTGGAGCCGCTGGTGCTCCTGGGGTGCGGCGACGGGCAGCTCGGCCTGGGGCTGGGTGGCGGCGACCGGCGGCAGCAGGGCCGGTTCGATGCCCGCGGCGGCGAGTCCGGCCGGGGCGGTCTCGGCGAGCGGGACCCCGTACTTCGCCAGGCGCAGCGGCATCAG belongs to Streptomyces finlayi and includes:
- a CDS encoding DUF2637 domain-containing protein, which produces MAAMQLTRTHRILIGIVVAGAVLIAAIGFAGSYAAVRELAVEKGFGSFSYVFPIGIDAGICVLLALDLLLTWMRIPFPLLRQTAWLLTAATIAFNGAAAWPDPLGTGMHAVIPILFVVSVEAARHAVGRIADITADKHMEGVRLTRWVLSPIPTFKLWRRMKLWELRSYEQVIKLEQDRLIYQARLQARYGRSWRRKAPIESLMPLRLAKYGVPLAETAPAGLAAAGIEPALLPPVAATQPQAELPVAAPQEHQRLQQHPLEHQQGNDQDFEQDFGRAYEQRHGAPHPQQSPQEQLPQEQGQHGHESPWFAAPPVPEGAYEGSYNPQYVEGLEPTPVMIPSGPGGRTRPLGDVGTIGAVPHPRNAEAQQPQDQAQAQAQQPQEPEEDPAEWAQEDEDFAALAYEAFSAFVQQNNEYPSVEALDIYVGDSHNVSHPRSAALIRRLMPEFKNRYHSVLEAEHIA